One genomic region from Brachionichthys hirsutus isolate HB-005 chromosome 24, CSIRO-AGI_Bhir_v1, whole genome shotgun sequence encodes:
- the harbi1 gene encoding putative nuclease HARBI1 codes for MAVSIAILDCDLLLHGRGHKTLDRFDLDSVSDDFLLTQFGFPREFILYLVELLREALSRRTQRSRAISPEVQVLAALGFYTSGSFQTSMGDTIGISQASMSRCVSNVTRALVEKAPDFITFDRDDPSRERSSQEFRRVAGFPGVLGVLDCVQVTIKAPNNEDSSYVNKKGFHSVGCQLVCDARGLLLGAETCWPGGLKDADVLERSRLRQQLQGVQDGWLLGDRRYPLKKWVMTPVDCPESPAEFRYNLAHAATHEIVDRTFRAIQTRFRCLDGAKGYLQYSPERSSSILLACCVLHNASLQSGLDAWTLERTDPPEQPDGVAQGPEERDSEAEELRKQLILRDFS; via the exons ATGGCCGTCTCTATAGCCATCTTAGACTGCGATCTCCTGTTACACGGCCGAGGACACAAGACCCTGGACCGCTTCGACCTGGACTCCGTCTCGGACGACTTCCTCCTCACGCAGTTCGGCTTCCCCCGGGAGTTTATTCTGTATCTGGTGGAGCTGCtcagagag GCTCTCAGCCGACGCACCCAGCGGTCCAGGGCCATCAGCCCCGAGGTCCAGGTGTTGGCCGCTCTGGGCTTCTACACATCCGGCTCGTTCCAGACGTCGATGGGAGATACGATCGGAATCAGTCAGGCGTCGATGTCGAGGTGCGTGTCCAACGTGACCAGAGCCCTGGTGGAGAAAGCGCCCGATTTCATCACCTTCGAccg aGATGATCCGAGCAGAGAGCGGTCCTCCCAGGAGTTCCGCAGGGTGGCGGGGTTCCCGGGGGTTCTGGGGGTGCTGGACTGCGTTCAG GTCACGATCAAAGCCCCAAACAACGAGGACTCTTCCTACGTGAACAAAAAGGGCTTCCACTCCGTGGGTTGCCAGCTGGTCTGCGACGCCAGAGGATTGCTGCTCGGCGCCGAGACCTGCTGGCCAGGCGGACTCAAAGACGCCGACGTTCTCGAGAGATCGCGTCTCCGCCAGCAGCTTCAGGGCGTCCAGGACGGCTGGCTGCTTG GCGACCGCCGCTACCCTCTGAAGAAGTGGGTGATGACCCCAGTGGACTGCCCGGAATCCCCTGCAGAGTTCCGATACAATCTGGCCCACGCAGCGACTCACGAGATTGTGGACAGAACCTTCCGAGCAATCCAGACTAGATTTAGATGTCTGGACGGAGCCAAAGGATACCTGcag TATTCTCCAGAGAGGAGCTCGTCTATCCTGCTGGCCTGCTGTGTTCTCCACAACGCCTCCCTGCAGTCTGGCTTAGATGCCTGGACTCTGGAGCGGACAGACCCCCCGGAGCAACCCGACGGCGTCGCTCAGGGACCCGAGGAGCGCGACAGCGAGGCAGAGGAGCTCCGGAAACAGCTCATACTCAGAGACTTCAGCTGA